From one Trifolium pratense cultivar HEN17-A07 linkage group LG1, ARS_RC_1.1, whole genome shotgun sequence genomic stretch:
- the LOC123899459 gene encoding 50S ribosomal protein L22-like, producing MVQWQRHIFPILRRIHKGVEHANSSATNLVIYRFGSSLSQGQLQRQWSTSLPSVSRPFYHCFQYQGISSSTQLLKNSSEEAPVSSPLVPISSLGSSKGEEQNQKAITKAEKVQAVLKKIKQSPKKVNLVATLVRGMLVKDALLQLQVTIKRASKTVYQVIHSARANASHNHGLDPERLIVAEAFVGKGDFKKRVSYHGKGRSGIMHKPECRLTVVVREITPEEEAEIARLKVHNFKKRTKRESQLVPHQLIETTPVWGRKNKSNRQNSSASVA from the exons ATGGTGCAGTGGCAGAGGCATATTTTCCCGATTCTTCGTCGTATTCATAAGGGAGTGGAGCATGCTAATAGTTCGGCTACAAACCTTGTAATTTATCGCTTTGGCTCTTCTCTTTCACAAG GTCAGTTACAGAGGCAATGGTCAACAAGTTTGCCAAGTGTCTCAAGGCCTttttatcattgttttcaatATCAG GGAATTTCAAGTTCTACCCAGTTGCTCAAAAATTCATCGGAGGAGGCACCTGTTTCGTCGCCTTTAGTTCCAATTTCATCATTAGGTAGTTCAAAAGGTGAAGAACAGAATCAGAAAGCTATTACTAAGGCTGAAAAAGTTCAAGCAGTACTAAAGAAAATAAAGCAG AGTCCAAAGAAGGTCAACTTGGTTGCTACTTTGGTTCGTGGTATGCTTGTTAAAGATGCATTGCTGCAGTTGCAAGTGACAATAAAGCGGGCATCAAAGACTGTATATCAG GTTATTCATTCAGCCCGAGCAAACGCTTCTCACAATCATGGTTTGGATCCAGAACGCCTCATTGTTG CTGAAGCATTCGTAGGAAAGGGAGATTTTAAGAAGAGAGTTTCCTACCATGGCAAAGGAAGATCTGGAATCATGCACAAACCGGAATGTAGGCTTACTGTTGTAGTAAGAGAGATAACCCCTGAAGAAGAGGCAGAGATTGCTAGGCTGAAGGTCCACAACTTTAAGAAGCGCACTAAGAGGGAGAGTCAACTTGTGCCGCACCAACTTATCGAGACAACTCCTGTTTGGGGCAGAAAAAACAAATCTAACCGTCAAAACTCAAGTGCATCAGTTGCATGa
- the LOC123896686 gene encoding alkane hydroxylase MAH1-like, translated as MLQPNMGDTWGGLLVKQKLWRNDVPSKVHVFGWRLLLERLPMRSALHHRAWILKHHGGTFQFKGPWFTNIANFILTSDPMNVHHITSKNFTNYGKGSDFHEIFELLGLGIFNLDSDEWKHERTLLHSLLKNKNFEIFLQQIIQNKLENCLLPFLDQASKGVQVLDLQDILERFTFDTACTSLFGFDPNCLPYNFNELSEIAYVKAISVLEDMILFRHYIPKCIWKLQKWLNIGQEKKGKVAQETLHQFLYKCINYYKGNEDVDESHSCLLKELMKEGLEKGEKFDRYIRDTAVNLLIAGNGTISSGLSWFFWLVSIHPIVEAKIIQEIRDNCLTQGENLITNFSVEVLDKLVYLHGAISEALRLFPPLAFQHKCAIKSDKLPSGDHVKPNTKLIYSLYAMGRTEQIWGEDCLEFKPERWISDRGQIKHVPSYKFIAFNAGPRSCLGKDISFVEIKMVAISILWKFRIHVVEGHSIAPKVSIALRMKDGLKIKVNKRYD; from the exons ATGTTACAACCAAACATGGGAGATACATGGGGTGGGCTCTTGGTAAAACAG AAGCTATGGAGGAATGATGTACCGTCAAAGGTACATGTATTTGGCTGGAGGTTATTATTAGAAAGGTTGCCAATGAGATCTGCACTTCATCACAGAG CCTGGATTTTGAAACATCATGGAGGAACTTTTCAGTTTAAAGGACCTTGGTTCACAAACATTGCCAACTTTATCCTCACTAGTGATCCCATGAATGTGCACCACATCACTAGCAAGAATTTCACAAACTATGGAAAAGGGTCTGATTTCCATGAGATTTTTGAACTTCTTGGTCTTGGTATTTTCAATTTGGATTCCGATGAATGGAAGCACGAAAGGACACTACTTCATTCATtgctcaaaaataaaaactttgagATATTCCTCCAACAAATCATTCAAAATAAGCTAGAGAATTGCTTATTACCATTTCTTGATCAAGCATCTAAAGGAGTACAAGTACTTGACTTGCAAGATATTCTTGAAAGGTTCACCTTTGATACTGCTTGCACTTCTTTATTTGGATTTGATCCTAATTGCCTTCCTTACAACTTTAACGAGTTATCAGAAATTGCTTATGTAAAAGCTATTTCTGTGCTTGAGGATATGATATTGTTCAGGCACTATATTCCAAAATGCATTTGGAAGCTACAAAAATGGTTAAACATTGGTCAAGAGAAGAAGGGCAAGGTAGCTCAAGAAACTCTTCACCAATTTTTATACAAATGTATAAATTATTACAAAGGCAATGAAGATGTGGATGAAAGCCATTCTTGCTTGTTAAAGGAACTAATGAAGGAAGGACTGGAAAAGGGGGAAAAGTTTGACAGGTATATTCGAGACACCGCAGTCAATCTTttaattgcaggaaatggaacAATTAGTTCTGGTCTCAGTTGGTTTTTTTGGCTTGTTTCAATTCATCCTATTGTAGAAGCTAAAATTATTCAAGAGATTAGAGATAATTGTTTAACACAAGGGGAGAACTTAATCACTAATTTCAGTGTAGAAGTTCTTGATAAGCTAGTTTACCTTCATGGAGCTATAAGTGAAGCCTTAAGGCTTTTTCCTCCACTAGCATTTCAACACAAATGTGCAATCAAATCTGATAAACTACCTAGTGGAGACCATGTTAAGCCAAATACAAAGTTAATATACTCTTTGTATGCAATGGGAAGGACGGAACAAATATGGGGAGAAGATTGTCTGGAATTTAAACCGGAGAGATGGATATCAGACAGAGGACAAATTAAACACGTACCATCTTACAAGTTCATTGCATTCAATGCTGGTCCAAGAAGTTGTCTTGGGAAAGATATTAGCTTTGTTGAAATAAAAATGGTTGCAATTTCTATTTTATGGAAGTTCCGCATACATGTTGTGGAAGGTCACTCTATAGCTCCAAAAGTTTCTATTGCTCTTCGCATGAAAGATGGCTTGAAGATCAAAGTAAATAAAAGATATGATTGA
- the LOC123894874 gene encoding pentatricopeptide repeat-containing protein At5g56310-like produces MNSSVIRTLSNTKQHYQKQITSSQYQLQQLLSNCTNLTHLQQTHSFMLKTSLDQNDINLSRFIHKSASLNFPNYSYSIFTSNHNRPLPIFVYNNVIWALSSSNPTRAVSLFNVVRSFELSFDSYSLPYVMKAIVSLNDVVLGKQVHCVGIVTGLDCYLSVVSSIIQMYSCCCNDVVSARKMFDDDGFGKNGSVWNAMIAAYAKVGDVCNARKLFDSMPQMDKDVISWTTLISGYTQTHNPNEAIKLFRRMQLENVKPDEIAILAVLSACADLGALHLGEWIHNYIEKHKLNKIVPIYNSLIDMYAKSGNIHKALQLFENMKHKTIITWTTMITGLALHGLGKEAIHIFSCMEKEGRVKPTEVTFIAVLSACSHVGLVELGRDYFTSMRSRYGIEPKIEHYGCMIDLLGRAGHLQEAKELVLRMPFEPNAAIWGSLLAASTRCGDAELAEEALRHLTVLEPGHSGNYSLLSNTYASLGRWSESREARKVMRDAGVEKMPGVSFIEVNSRVFEFIAGDKSSIYFVDIFDILHNLDLQIKIQTH; encoded by the exons ATGAATTCATCAGTAATTCGAACACTCTCCAACACAAAACAACATTACCAAAAACAAATAACCTCATCACAATACCAACTCCAACAACTACTCTCTAATTGCACCAACCTAACTCACCTTCAACAAACCCATTCCTTCATGCTCAAAACATCACTCGACCAAAACGACATCAACCTCTCCCGTTTCATTCACAAATCCGCTTCACTCAATTTCCCAAACTACTCTTACTCTATTTTCACTTCCAATCACAACCGTCCATTACCCATCTTTGTCTACAACAACGTTATTTGGGCTCTTTCTTCATCTAACCCTACACGTGCCGTCTCGTTATTCAATGTTGTTCGTAGTTTTGAATTGTCGTTTGATTCTTATTCTTTGCCTTATGTTATGAAAGCTATTGTTTCATTAAACGACGTTGTTTTGGGAAAACAGGTTCATTGTGTTGGTATTGTTACTGGTTTGGATTGTTATTTATCTGTTGTTAGTTCGATTATTCAAATGTATTCTTGTTGTTGTAATGATGTTGTTTCTGCTCGGAAGATGTTTGATGATGATGGGTTTGGAAAAAATGGGTCTGTTTGGAATGCTATGATCGCTGCTTATGCTAAAGTTGGTGATGTTTGTAATGCACGGAAGTTGTTTGATTCTATGCCTCAAATGGATAAGGATGTTATTTCATGGACTACTCTTATTTCGGGTTACACGCAG ACTCATAATCCCAATGAAGCTATTAAGCTCTTCCGTAGAATGCAGCTAGAGAATGTGAAACCAGATGAAATTGCAATTTTGGCTGTACTATCTGCCTGTGCTGATTTGGGTGCTCTTCACTTGGGAGAGTGGATTCACAACTACATTGAAAAGCACAAGTTGAACAAGATTGTTCCTATTTACAACTCACTCATAGACATGTATGCCAAATCCGGCAACATACACAAAGCACTACAATTATTTGAGAATATGAAGCATAAAACAATTATAACATGGACAACAATGATCACCGGGCTTGCTTTACACGGTCTAGGAAAGGAAGCCATTCATATATTTTCCTGCATGGAGAAAGAGGGTCGAGTGAAGCCCACTGAAGTCACCTTTATCGCCGTCCTTTCTGCTTGTAGCCATGTTGGATTGGTAGAACTAGGCCGCGATTATTTCACGTCTATGAGGTCTAGATATGGAATTGAACCTAAGATTGAGCATTATGGTTGCATGATTGATTTGCTTGGACGTGCTGGCCATCTTCAAGAAGCGAAAGAACTGGTTTTGAGGATGCCCTTTGAACCAAATGCAGCTATATGGGGATCACTGCTTGCTGCCTCAACTAGATGTGGTGATGCTGAGCTAGCAGAGGAAGCTTTGCGCCATCTCACGGTGTTGGAGCCTGGCCATAGCGGAAATTATTCACTCTTGTCCAATACCTATGCTTCACTCGGTAGATGGAGTGAATCTCGGGAGGCAAGAAAGGTTATGCGGGATGCAGGTGTCGAAAAGATGCCGGGTGTCAGTTTTATTGAGGTGAACAGTAGAGTATTTGAATTCATTGCTGGAGACAAATCAAGCATTTACTTTGTTGACATATTTGATATCTTGCATAACTTAGATTTGCAAATAAAAATACAGACCCATTAG
- the LOC123892394 gene encoding uncharacterized protein LOC123892394, which produces MDFTFTANLPPPAEQRLPPEPPDKGGSGNGSNIDKVHEKREMISFRDKVLGKQAVITRERVDLLANKLAKVELVKGNRLMPMLHVEGKVIEELSIPWKDALVIKLLGKKLGYNTMKNKLETTWKLVGGIELMDIGNAFYMVKFDGEDDKNKVINGGPWMIYDHYLAVSQWSPTFNAATATIDKTMVWIRVPSLNLVYYDESLLWALASMVGNPVKVDLHTLRVERGRFARMCVEIDLTKPVVGRVGVNGEWYQVQYEGLHIICTQCGCYGHLLKDCAQTKKKPVTEVAKTANSPATEGTPVTPPQTQIEAKITEDSAWNMVPNREEGDPDFLHGDWIRVERKKRGNKFNASNNSGIPFPTNVQNHSKELNKPVIEHNNGNHVNTSQRSEAGPNQNSKRKFKKKRPRYDTTGTNKISQHVTSKVDVSTSMGVYNGGHNTINAKVTQIPNHIQMEKNASLIKSGIPNVENIHGASTSIAQKHHKDYDIGNGSVKQNISKSTHVDMASATIVGAAQNMSPEEMKSSFGAAEDTSMHLN; this is translated from the coding sequence ATGGACTTCACGTTTACAGCCAATCTGCCGCCACCGGCAGAACAACGACTGCCACCGGAACCACCAGATAAAGGAGGAAGTGGTAACGGATCTAATATTGATAAGGTGCATGAAAAAAGAGAGATGATATCCTTTAGGGATAAAGTGTTAGGGAAACAAGCTGTTATCACAAGGGAACGTGTGGATCTATTAGCTAATAAGTTGGCTAAGGTTGAACTGGTAAAAGGAAATCGTTTAATGCCGATGCTCCACGTTGAAGGGAAAGTTATAGAAGAATTGAGTATACCATGGAAGGATGCTTTGGTGATTAAATTATTGGGAAAGAAGTTAGGATACAACACGATGAAGAATAAATTGGAAACTACATGGAAACTAGTAGGAGGCATAGAGTTGATGGATATTGGTAATGCTTTCTACATGGTGAAgtttgatggagaagatgacAAGAACAAGGTGATAAATGGGGGTCCTTGGATGATCTATGATCACTACTTGGCCGTTAGTCAGTGGTCTCCAACTTTCAACGCGGCTACTGCGACGATCGACAAGACGATGGTGTGGATCCGGGTTCCAAGCCTGAACCTTGTTTATTATGATGAAAGTTTACTTTGGGCCCTGGCATCAATGGTTGGCAATCCTGTAAAGGTTGACCTTCACACGCTGCGAGTAGAACGGGGAAGATTCGCTAGAATGTGCGTTGAAATTGATCTCACAAAGCCGGTAGTTGGTCGAGTAGGAGTCAACGGCGAATGGTATCAAGTTCAATATGAAGGGTTACACATCATATGCACTCAATGTGGATGTTATGGTCACCTTCTAAAAGACTGTGCACAGACAAAAAAGAAGCCAGTTACAGAGGTTGCGAAAACCGCCAATAGTCCCGCAACAGAAGGCACTCCGGTGACACCTCCACAAACTCAAATCGAGGCTAAAATTACGGAGGATAGCGCTTGGAATATGGTTCCCAACAGAGAGGAAGGAGATCCAGATTTTTTGCACGGTGATTGGATCAGAGTGGAGAGAAAGAAACGGggaaataaatttaatgctAGCAATAATAGTGGGATTCCGTTTCCTACCAACGTGCAAAATCACAGCAAGGAGCTAAACAAGCCTGTAATTGAACACAATAATGGAAATCATGTTAATACAAGTCAACGGTCTGAAGCTGGGcccaatcaaaattcaaaaaggaAATTTAAAAAGAAGAGGCCTAGATATGACACCACTGGTACAAATAAAATTAGTCAGCATGTAACTTCCAAGGTAGATGTTTCTACATCAATGGGAGTATACAATGGTGGACATAATACAATAAATGCCAAGGTTACTCAAATTCCAAACCATATACAAATGGAAAAGAATGCTAGCCTAATTAAGAGTGGAATTCCAAACGTGGAAAATATTCATGGAGCTTCCACTAGTATTGCACAAAAGCATCACAAGGATTATGATATTGGGAATGGTAGTGTAAAACAAAACATTTCAAAATCCACACATGTTGACATGGCTTCAGCAACAATAGTGGGTGCTGCGCAAAATATGTCACCTGAGGAGATGAAGAGCAGTTTTGGTGCTGCGGAGGATACAAGCATGCATCTAAATTAA